A region from the Parasphingopyxis sp. CP4 genome encodes:
- a CDS encoding F0F1 ATP synthase subunit B has product MDDELEPVIHEETGPETAETVATTEAHDEAGHETAWGLDTYGWVAVAMITVIMIMIWRKVPGTIAAAMDKRIAEIRGEIDEAAKLRSEAEALKAEYEAKTANADTEAAELLDRAREEAGNIVAQAEADAETLIERRSKLAEEKIAAAERSAVAEVRAKAASAAAAAAAKLIEQKHDADADKSLIDSTISGMDARLN; this is encoded by the coding sequence ATGGATGACGAACTCGAACCAGTGATCCACGAAGAAACCGGCCCGGAAACGGCCGAGACCGTCGCCACGACTGAAGCCCATGACGAAGCGGGTCACGAAACGGCTTGGGGTCTTGATACCTATGGTTGGGTGGCGGTCGCGATGATTACGGTCATCATGATCATGATCTGGCGCAAGGTGCCCGGTACGATCGCCGCTGCGATGGATAAGCGGATTGCCGAAATCCGCGGTGAGATCGACGAAGCGGCCAAGCTGCGCTCCGAAGCCGAGGCGCTGAAGGCTGAATATGAAGCCAAGACGGCCAATGCCGATACCGAAGCTGCTGAGCTGTTGGATCGGGCGCGTGAAGAAGCTGGCAACATCGTCGCTCAGGCCGAAGCAGATGCGGAAACGTTGATTGAGCGTCGCAGCAAGCTGGCCGAAGAAAAAATCGCTGCTGCGGAACGCAGTGCGGTGGCCGAAGTGCGCGCCAAGGCTGCCAGCGCGGCTGCTGCTGCCGCTGCCAAGCTGATCGAGCAAAAGCATGACGCCGATGCGGACAAGTCGCTGATCGACAGCACGATCTCGGGCATGGATGCGCGGCTGAACTAG
- a CDS encoding GFA family protein: MHKGSCLCGAVTFTVDGDLPPPDACHCGACRKHSGHFFASTDIKREALTIAGEAHVQWYQSSEKVRRGFCKTCGTTLFWDPPASRDWTAVAMGAFDTPTQTQLGMHIFVADKGDYYEIADGLPQNQQ, encoded by the coding sequence ATGCACAAAGGATCCTGCCTGTGCGGCGCGGTAACCTTCACGGTTGACGGTGATTTGCCGCCACCGGACGCTTGCCATTGCGGTGCCTGCCGCAAACATTCCGGCCATTTTTTCGCATCGACGGATATAAAGCGCGAGGCTCTCACCATTGCCGGCGAAGCTCATGTCCAATGGTATCAATCGTCAGAAAAAGTCCGTCGCGGCTTTTGCAAGACCTGCGGCACGACCCTGTTCTGGGATCCGCCGGCTTCGCGCGACTGGACGGCGGTTGCCATGGGCGCGTTCGATACGCCGACGCAGACCCAGCTCGGTATGCATATCTTTGTTGCCGACAAGGGCGATTATTACGAGATCGCTGACGGGCTGCCGCAAAACCAGCAATGA
- the uvrC gene encoding excinuclease ABC subunit UvrC — protein MKADRPDIPNAPERFNEAKATYTVKGADTPDLEAGAEAIRDVVKTLPARPGVYRMLDARSDVLYVGKAASLKSRVPNYTQIQQLPKRLQRMVAQTRAMTIVTTETEAEALLLEAQLIKRYRPPYNVLLRDDKSFPFILLREDHDFPRIMKHRGARRAKGQYFGPFASAGSVNRTINALQKMFLLRSCTDSFYANRDRPCLLYQIRRCSAPCVGRVSDEDYGELVEDAKNFLAGKSTTVQQKLGAQMEKASEDLDFEMAAVYRDRLKALTFIQGSQAITAQGVSDADVFALASKAGTVGIQAFFIRGGQNWGHRSFFPAHVKGVPDEEALQAFLMQFYEEVPPPKLVLVDREMPETALLAEALAERANRKVTIKIPQRGDQRKLLDQARRNAGEALERRLAESSSQAKVMREMTDLFELDDLPDRIEIYDNSHVSGTNAVGAMVVAGPEGYRKSNYRKFNIKNPDTAPGDDFAMMREVFQRRFARAEKEDPERRKGEWPDLVLIDGGKGQVSAASETLEEMGISDVALIGISKGPDRNAGREHFHFPDGREEMLPGNSALLFYLQRLRDEAHRFAIGAHRQKRAKAMGTSPLDQVPGIGPARKRALLLHFGTARAVKSAGLDDLARVPGVSKGMAQTIYDHFHANG, from the coding sequence GTGAAAGCCGATCGCCCTGATATTCCCAATGCACCCGAACGCTTCAACGAAGCGAAGGCGACCTATACGGTCAAGGGGGCCGATACGCCCGATCTGGAGGCCGGTGCCGAGGCGATCCGCGATGTCGTAAAGACCCTGCCAGCGCGGCCGGGCGTCTATCGGATGCTCGATGCGCGCAGCGACGTTCTTTACGTCGGCAAGGCGGCCAGCCTCAAATCCCGCGTACCCAACTATACCCAGATCCAGCAGCTGCCGAAGCGGCTCCAGCGAATGGTGGCCCAGACCCGGGCGATGACGATTGTCACGACCGAGACCGAGGCCGAGGCGCTGTTGCTCGAAGCGCAGCTGATCAAGCGCTATCGACCGCCCTATAATGTCCTGCTGCGCGACGATAAGAGCTTCCCGTTCATATTGCTGCGCGAGGATCATGATTTCCCGCGGATCATGAAGCATCGGGGCGCGCGGCGCGCCAAGGGCCAATATTTCGGGCCCTTTGCGAGTGCCGGATCGGTCAATCGCACGATCAACGCGCTGCAGAAGATGTTCCTTTTGCGCAGCTGCACCGACAGCTTTTATGCCAATCGGGACCGGCCCTGCCTGCTCTATCAAATCCGCCGCTGCTCTGCCCCCTGTGTCGGTCGGGTGAGCGACGAGGATTATGGCGAGCTGGTCGAGGACGCGAAAAACTTCCTGGCCGGCAAGAGCACGACTGTGCAGCAGAAACTCGGTGCACAGATGGAGAAGGCGTCCGAAGATCTCGATTTCGAGATGGCCGCTGTCTATCGCGACCGCCTCAAGGCGCTGACCTTTATCCAGGGCAGCCAGGCGATAACAGCCCAGGGCGTTTCCGATGCGGATGTGTTCGCGCTGGCCAGCAAGGCGGGAACGGTCGGAATCCAGGCCTTTTTCATTCGTGGCGGCCAGAATTGGGGGCATCGCAGCTTCTTTCCGGCGCATGTGAAAGGCGTGCCTGACGAAGAGGCGCTGCAGGCTTTCCTCATGCAATTCTACGAAGAAGTGCCGCCACCGAAATTGGTGCTTGTCGACCGGGAGATGCCGGAAACTGCACTGCTCGCGGAGGCACTGGCCGAACGCGCCAATCGCAAGGTGACGATCAAAATTCCGCAGCGCGGCGACCAGCGCAAGCTGCTCGATCAGGCCCGGCGCAATGCCGGAGAGGCGCTTGAGCGGCGCCTCGCGGAATCGTCGAGCCAGGCCAAGGTGATGCGCGAGATGACCGACTTGTTCGAGCTGGATGACCTGCCCGATCGCATCGAAATCTACGATAACAGCCATGTCTCGGGCACCAACGCGGTCGGTGCGATGGTGGTCGCCGGGCCCGAAGGCTATCGCAAATCCAATTACCGCAAATTCAACATCAAGAATCCCGATACCGCGCCGGGCGATGATTTCGCGATGATGCGCGAAGTATTTCAGCGGCGCTTTGCGCGCGCGGAAAAGGAAGATCCAGAGCGCCGCAAGGGCGAATGGCCCGATCTGGTGTTGATCGATGGCGGCAAGGGGCAGGTGAGTGCCGCGTCTGAAACGCTCGAAGAGATGGGCATTTCGGATGTCGCGTTGATCGGGATTTCCAAGGGGCCGGATCGCAATGCCGGGCGCGAGCATTTCCACTTTCCCGATGGCCGGGAGGAAATGCTGCCGGGGAATTCGGCCTTGCTCTTCTATTTGCAGCGACTGCGCGATGAAGCGCATCGCTTTGCCATTGGTGCGCATCGCCAAAAGCGCGCCAAGGCGATGGGAACAAGCCCGCTCGATCAGGTGCCAGGCATCGGACCGGCGCGCAAACGGGCGTTATTGCTGCATTTCGGTACGGCTCGGGCGGTGAAGTCTGCGGGCCTGGACGATCTCGCCCGGGTGCCCGGCGTCTCCAAGGGGATGGCGCAGACAATCTATGATCATTTCCACGCCAATGGCTGA